A genomic segment from Sphingomonas astaxanthinifaciens DSM 22298 encodes:
- the purN gene encoding phosphoribosylglycinamide formyltransferase: protein MADKARVAVVISGEGSNMGALLYASRLPSSPYEVVLVASNNPDAPGLALAEAEGVATWARSHKGLAREAFDDALHEALAAARPDVIALAGYMRVLTPGFVRAWEGRLLNIHPSLLPAYPGLDTHARALEAGDRHAGCTVHLVTEEVDSGEILGQLPVAIQPGDTADMLAQRVRLAEHQLYPATLSAYVSRHQDAGWIEGQVDALAAALPEVLRKTNHGAPGWAVGSEKNARHFAILADRHHGEEAIGLLVKASGADEMNGLIEADPELYYWPKYYGASGWLGLRLNRPDTDWSQVSAWLERSWAAVAPPRLTKLIRIADEF from the coding sequence ATGGCTGACAAGGCGCGCGTCGCCGTCGTCATTTCGGGCGAGGGCAGCAACATGGGCGCTTTGCTCTACGCCAGCCGCCTGCCTTCAAGCCCCTATGAGGTGGTGCTGGTCGCCTCGAACAATCCCGACGCCCCCGGCCTTGCGCTGGCCGAGGCGGAAGGGGTCGCGACCTGGGCCCGCTCGCACAAGGGGCTGGCGCGCGAAGCGTTCGACGATGCGCTTCACGAGGCGCTGGCCGCCGCCCGTCCCGATGTGATCGCGCTGGCGGGCTACATGCGGGTGCTGACCCCCGGCTTCGTCCGCGCGTGGGAGGGCCGCCTCCTCAACATCCACCCCTCGCTCCTGCCCGCTTATCCCGGGCTCGACACCCACGCGCGAGCGCTGGAGGCCGGCGATCGCCACGCCGGCTGCACGGTCCATCTCGTCACCGAAGAGGTCGATTCGGGCGAAATCCTCGGCCAGCTTCCCGTCGCGATCCAGCCGGGCGACACGGCGGACATGCTTGCCCAGCGGGTACGACTGGCCGAGCACCAGCTCTATCCCGCCACCCTCTCGGCTTATGTGTCGCGCCACCAGGATGCGGGCTGGATCGAGGGGCAGGTCGACGCGCTCGCCGCCGCGCTGCCCGAAGTCCTGCGCAAGACCAACCACGGCGCGCCCGGCTGGGCGGTGGGCTCGGAGAAGAACGCCAGGCATTTCGCCATCCTCGCCGATCGCCATCATGGCGAGGAGGCGATCGGGCTGCTGGTCAAGGCGAGCGGCGCGGACGAGATGAACGGGCTGATCGAGGCCGATCCCGAGCTTTATTACTGGCCCAAATATTATGGCGCGAGCGGGTGGCTGGGCCTCCGGCTCAACCGTCCCGACACCGACTGGAGCCAGGTGTCAGCATGGCTGGAGCGGAGCTGGGCCGCCGTCGCCCCGCCCCGCCTGACGAAGCTCATCCGCATCGCGGACGAGTTCTAG
- a CDS encoding LPS-assembly protein LptD — protein sequence MRTGVTGWTALPLVLALAAPAMAQDVALSPAPVPVPASDAAAGTLAAGENEIAFSADSVSYDNDNEVVVAAGRVRVNRRGTFVAADQVRWDRKTGEVLATGNVVVVQPEGDKLISERVVLTDELRDATVENLLVVLESGGRIAADKAVRTGDVTTLDNAVYSPCAVTTVGGCPKRPSWRILAARVRYDQKAQRVSFERGRLELFGVSLPLLPVFSLGTGSGGEGYTGALPPEIRYSRRRGVELETPYYLRFGPNRDLTLTPRVYSAVNPALEARYRDLNRLGAFSLGAFVTYGDTTSYDDTRDDKGVRAYVEGNGKLQFDPLWSLTGQVRLATDKTVARFYDLNRDDRFRNFLDLERIDTDSYISLAGWAFQGLRQNDIQKRIPIALPAFDARIRLGEPILGGRVELQANSLAVLRREGQDSQRAFLSARWDLRRLTNWGQELLLTGYARGDVYHSDENELTTTVNYRGESGWKTRGITAAAAEVRWPLMGNFLGGIQRLTPRVQLVLTPPTANISLPNEDSRSVDLEDSNLFAINRFPGYDRWEDGSRITYGVDWNLDRPGWSVSSNVGQSYRLNRDAQIFPEGTGLTDRWSDFVGRTRLKVGRFIDLTHRFRLDKDNLSVRRNEVDLTVGTTETYARIDYLRLNRNVDAAVEDLRDKEELRLAGRWKFSRFWSVFGATVLDLTNSNEDPLSLADGINSVRHRLSLDYEDDCLSFGISWRRDYERLGNRAEGSTFSFRLSLKGLKR from the coding sequence GTGCGAACGGGCGTCACGGGCTGGACTGCGCTGCCGCTGGTCCTCGCGCTTGCAGCGCCGGCGATGGCGCAGGACGTCGCGCTGAGCCCTGCGCCGGTCCCGGTTCCGGCCAGCGACGCCGCGGCGGGCACGCTCGCCGCGGGCGAGAACGAGATTGCGTTCAGCGCCGACAGCGTCAGTTACGACAACGACAATGAGGTGGTGGTCGCCGCCGGCCGGGTGCGGGTCAATCGCCGCGGCACCTTCGTCGCCGCCGACCAGGTCCGCTGGGACCGCAAGACCGGCGAGGTCCTCGCCACCGGCAACGTGGTGGTGGTCCAGCCCGAGGGCGACAAGCTCATCTCCGAGCGGGTGGTGCTGACCGACGAGCTGCGCGACGCGACGGTCGAGAACCTCCTCGTCGTGCTCGAGAGCGGCGGGCGGATCGCTGCCGACAAGGCGGTCCGGACCGGCGACGTCACCACGCTCGACAATGCGGTCTATTCGCCCTGCGCGGTGACCACCGTCGGCGGCTGCCCCAAGCGTCCGAGCTGGCGGATCCTCGCCGCGCGGGTGCGCTACGACCAGAAGGCGCAGAGGGTCAGCTTCGAACGCGGGCGGCTGGAGCTGTTCGGGGTGAGCCTGCCCCTGCTCCCGGTCTTCAGCCTCGGCACCGGCAGCGGCGGCGAAGGCTATACCGGCGCGCTCCCGCCCGAGATCCGCTACAGCCGCCGCCGCGGGGTCGAGCTCGAGACGCCTTATTACCTGCGCTTCGGGCCCAACCGCGACCTCACCCTCACCCCGCGTGTCTACAGCGCGGTCAATCCGGCGCTCGAGGCGCGCTACCGCGACCTCAATCGCCTGGGCGCCTTCTCGCTTGGCGCCTTCGTCACCTATGGCGACACGACGAGCTACGACGACACCCGCGACGACAAGGGCGTGCGCGCCTATGTCGAGGGCAATGGCAAGCTCCAGTTCGATCCGCTGTGGAGCCTGACGGGCCAGGTCCGTCTCGCCACCGACAAGACGGTCGCCCGTTTCTACGACCTCAACCGTGACGACCGCTTCCGCAATTTCCTCGATCTCGAGCGGATCGACACCGACAGCTACATCAGCCTCGCCGGCTGGGCCTTCCAGGGGCTGCGCCAGAACGACATCCAGAAGCGGATCCCGATCGCCCTTCCCGCCTTCGACGCGCGGATCCGGCTCGGCGAGCCGATCCTCGGCGGGCGGGTCGAATTGCAGGCGAACAGCCTCGCCGTGCTCCGCCGCGAGGGCCAGGACAGCCAGCGCGCCTTTCTCTCGGCGCGCTGGGACCTTCGGCGCCTGACCAACTGGGGGCAGGAACTGCTGCTGACGGGCTATGCCCGCGGCGACGTTTATCACAGCGACGAGAACGAGCTCACCACCACGGTCAATTATCGCGGCGAATCGGGCTGGAAGACCCGCGGCATTACCGCCGCCGCGGCCGAGGTGCGCTGGCCGCTGATGGGCAACTTCCTCGGCGGGATCCAGCGGCTGACCCCGCGGGTCCAGCTGGTCCTGACCCCGCCGACCGCGAACATCAGCCTGCCCAACGAGGACAGCCGCTCGGTCGACCTCGAAGACAGCAACCTGTTCGCGATCAACCGCTTCCCCGGCTACGACCGGTGGGAGGACGGAAGCCGCATCACCTATGGCGTCGACTGGAACCTCGACCGGCCGGGCTGGTCGGTGTCGAGCAACGTCGGCCAATCCTATCGCCTCAACCGCGACGCGCAGATCTTCCCGGAAGGGACGGGCCTAACCGACCGCTGGAGCGATTTCGTCGGCCGCACCCGCCTCAAGGTCGGGCGGTTCATCGACCTCACCCACCGCTTCCGGCTCGACAAGGACAATCTCTCGGTCCGCCGCAACGAGGTCGACCTCACCGTCGGTACCACCGAGACCTATGCGCGGATCGATTATCTGCGGCTCAATCGCAATGTCGACGCCGCGGTCGAGGACCTGCGCGACAAGGAAGAATTGCGGCTTGCGGGCCGGTGGAAGTTCAGCCGCTTCTGGTCGGTGTTCGGGGCGACCGTGCTCGACCTCACCAACAGCAACGAGGATCCGCTCAGCCTCGCCGACGGCATCAACTCGGTCCGCCACCGCCTCAGCCTCGACTATGAGGACGACTGCCTATCGTTCGGGATCAGCTGGCGGCGCGACTATGAGCGGCTCGGCAACCGGGCCGAGGGGAGCACCTTCAGTTTCCGCCTGTCGCTCAAGGGCCTGAAACGCTAA
- a CDS encoding DUF2231 domain-containing protein: MLVPFPIVCWIGALVTDITYSRSANIMWANFSSWLLLVGLVMGGFAALAGIIDYLGDRRVRSGAAKLHGLINITVFVIQIFNSFVHARDGWTSVVPTGLTLSAIAVLLLAVSGWLGGTLVYKQGVGTPR, translated from the coding sequence ATGTTGGTACCCTTTCCGATCGTCTGCTGGATCGGCGCGCTCGTCACCGACATCACTTATTCGCGCTCGGCCAACATCATGTGGGCGAACTTCTCGTCCTGGCTGCTGCTGGTCGGGCTGGTCATGGGTGGGTTCGCCGCGCTGGCGGGGATCATCGACTATTTGGGCGACCGCCGGGTCCGCAGCGGCGCGGCCAAGCTCCACGGCCTCATCAACATCACCGTGTTCGTGATCCAGATCTTCAACAGCTTCGTCCATGCCCGCGATGGCTGGACCTCGGTGGTCCCGACCGGCCTCACTTTGTCGGCGATCGCGGTGCTGCTGCTCGCGGTCAGCGGCTGGCTCGGCGGCACGCTCGTCTACAAGCAGGGGGTGGGAACGCCGCGATGA
- a CDS encoding leucyl aminopeptidase — MQIRFADQLPSGAYALVLPVAGPERTNLAALGEARAAVEASARGQRFEGEAGGVAETWIGGTGGAQVRRLLLVGTGNGSDGVAAEKLAGTAVARLLTSGERSLVIDLTGTRFDADAAARLALVAAARGWRYDRYRTRLKDKQKVSLEEVVIVGAPTGSEARYTERYAAVLDGLKLTRELVTEPANIIYAETFVERVRKAAEGSGLVIEALDEAAMKKLGMGALLGVNQGSIREPRLLVMRWNGGNDGDTPLGLIGKGVTFDTGGISIKPAAGMEAMKWDMGGAGAVAGAMIAIARRKAKANVIGFCGLVENMPSGSAQRPGDVVTSLNGQTIEVINTDAEGRLVLADVMTYAQREHGVKKMVDLATLTGAMLIALGHEHGGLFSNDDGLAGELAAAGAETGDKLWRMPLGDAYDRLIDSPIADIKNVGPREAGSITAAQFLQRFVEEGTVWAHLDIAGTVWSDKPGTSFDKGATGFGVRLLDRWVENVAG; from the coding sequence ATGCAGATCCGTTTCGCCGACCAGCTTCCCTCCGGTGCCTATGCGCTCGTCCTGCCCGTCGCCGGGCCTGAGCGGACCAATCTCGCTGCGCTCGGCGAAGCCCGTGCGGCGGTCGAGGCGTCGGCGCGCGGCCAGCGCTTCGAGGGCGAGGCGGGCGGCGTCGCCGAGACCTGGATCGGCGGCACGGGCGGCGCGCAGGTCCGCCGCCTGCTCCTCGTCGGGACCGGCAATGGCAGCGATGGCGTCGCGGCCGAGAAGCTCGCCGGCACCGCGGTTGCCCGGCTGCTGACCTCGGGCGAGCGCAGCCTCGTCATCGATCTGACCGGCACCCGCTTCGACGCCGACGCCGCGGCCCGCCTCGCGCTGGTCGCCGCGGCGCGCGGCTGGCGCTACGACCGCTATCGCACCCGCCTCAAGGACAAGCAGAAGGTCAGCCTCGAGGAAGTGGTGATCGTCGGCGCCCCGACCGGGTCCGAGGCGCGCTACACCGAGCGCTATGCCGCGGTGCTCGACGGCCTCAAGCTCACCCGCGAGCTCGTCACCGAACCCGCCAACATCATCTACGCCGAGACCTTCGTCGAGCGCGTCAGGAAGGCCGCAGAGGGCAGCGGCCTCGTCATCGAGGCGCTCGACGAAGCGGCGATGAAGAAGCTCGGCATGGGCGCGCTCTTGGGCGTCAACCAGGGTTCGATCCGCGAGCCGCGCCTGCTCGTCATGCGCTGGAACGGCGGCAATGACGGCGACACCCCGCTCGGCCTGATCGGCAAGGGCGTGACCTTCGACACCGGCGGCATCTCGATCAAGCCCGCGGCGGGCATGGAAGCGATGAAGTGGGACATGGGCGGCGCGGGCGCGGTCGCGGGGGCGATGATCGCCATCGCCAGGCGCAAGGCCAAGGCCAATGTGATCGGCTTCTGCGGCCTCGTCGAGAACATGCCCTCGGGCAGCGCGCAGCGTCCGGGCGACGTCGTCACCTCGCTGAACGGCCAGACGATCGAGGTCATCAACACCGACGCCGAGGGCCGCCTCGTGCTGGCCGATGTCATGACCTACGCCCAGCGCGAACATGGCGTGAAGAAGATGGTCGACCTTGCGACCCTCACTGGCGCGATGCTGATCGCGCTCGGCCACGAGCATGGCGGGCTCTTCTCCAACGACGACGGCCTCGCGGGCGAGCTCGCCGCGGCGGGCGCCGAGACCGGTGACAAGCTCTGGCGCATGCCGCTTGGCGATGCCTATGACCGGCTGATCGACAGCCCGATCGCCGACATCAAGAACGTCGGCCCGCGCGAGGCCGGCTCGATTACCGCCGCCCAGTTCCTCCAGCGCTTCGTCGAGGAAGGGACCGTCTGGGCGCATCTCGACATCGCCGGCACCGTCTGGAGCGACAAGCCCGGCACCAGCTTCGACAAGGGCGCGACCGGCTTCGGCGTCCGCCTGCTCGACCGCTGGGTGGAGAATGTCGCGGGGTGA
- a CDS encoding ribonuclease E inhibitor RraB has product MSLYDENAEVLRNMAANGDDLRRPRPMDFSHVFPTREGAIAFARRVDAEGFSPVVRPYDKPGFPYDVTVTTGAVVPTCAFVTATEERLDALAGEYGGKADGWGCMAC; this is encoded by the coding sequence TTGTCACTTTACGACGAAAATGCCGAAGTCCTGCGGAACATGGCGGCGAACGGCGATGACTTACGCCGGCCCCGGCCGATGGATTTCAGCCATGTCTTTCCGACCCGCGAGGGCGCGATTGCCTTTGCCCGGAGGGTGGATGCGGAGGGGTTTTCGCCGGTGGTGCGGCCCTATGACAAGCCCGGCTTCCCCTATGACGTGACGGTTACCACCGGCGCGGTAGTGCCAACCTGCGCCTTCGTCACCGCGACCGAGGAGCGGCTCGACGCGCTTGCCGGCGAATATGGCGGGAAGGCCGACGGCTGGGGGTGCATGGCCTGCTGA
- a CDS encoding winged helix-turn-helix domain-containing protein, which translates to MDARTAARLPCPIQPEPPFRAGRATIDPATREAHFPGGCERLQPQNLKVLAALCAHRGQLVSRAELVERCWDGRIVGDDVINRSISMLRAFAERVGGFTIETVPKAGYRLVEEKPPRRSRTPLILGGLILVLAALAAWWFWPHRRTDPTAPVVALRAFTSNGERDSADLAAATTGALSTMLVAGSFHGQLLAPAGPGDEARSDLVIAGDVRRTGAAFVATVQVRDRRSGTLMFSRRYEAPAKTADLLPEQVGAEIASNLTGALALMVLDRRTSESPGFTAEKLKQIAITVANQDPLGAYRIAQRMAETQPNSLMTQLALAFDTSFALPAIPREERAEAVRRARLAADRGLRMAPDFGDTHAPWCFLHPSTFARGCEDRLRAGLRADPDAPFVPVFLSSLLFDSGRFEESSQFARLGLASDPFHPQKLRRVIRTAIVLGHTDEAAQTFAKAVRWWPRHSGIYADRLLGFALRGDLPGGEQALAEVPDGVFDATRMRLGAMFAAYRAGNMVRLRPLCLDPEGAYLLANFCLTALHLLRDDRSAAAVADRLFVRVTAPTPAAEEALWLDDPDLGMEPMLAAPAAAWLRADPRFFSWAERTGALLYWGRDRLPDFCRPPGEPVCGKLGRAGA; encoded by the coding sequence GTGGACGCAAGAACCGCCGCTCGCCTGCCGTGCCCAATCCAACCGGAGCCTCCGTTCCGGGCGGGCCGCGCCACGATCGATCCGGCGACGCGCGAGGCCCACTTCCCCGGCGGCTGCGAGCGGCTCCAGCCGCAGAACCTCAAGGTCCTCGCCGCCTTGTGCGCCCACCGCGGCCAGCTCGTCTCGCGCGCCGAACTGGTCGAGCGCTGCTGGGACGGACGGATCGTCGGCGATGACGTCATCAACCGCTCGATCTCGATGCTTCGCGCCTTCGCCGAGCGGGTCGGCGGCTTCACCATCGAGACCGTGCCCAAGGCGGGCTACCGGCTGGTCGAGGAGAAGCCTCCCCGCCGCTCCCGGACGCCGCTGATCCTTGGCGGTCTCATCCTCGTGCTGGCGGCCCTCGCCGCCTGGTGGTTCTGGCCGCATCGGCGCACCGATCCAACGGCACCGGTGGTTGCCCTGCGCGCCTTTACCTCGAATGGGGAGCGCGACTCCGCCGACCTTGCCGCCGCGACCACGGGCGCGCTGTCGACCATGCTGGTCGCGGGCAGCTTCCACGGCCAGCTGCTGGCGCCGGCCGGGCCGGGCGACGAGGCGCGCTCCGACCTCGTCATCGCCGGCGATGTCCGCCGAACGGGCGCGGCCTTCGTCGCGACGGTTCAGGTGCGCGACCGGCGCAGCGGAACGCTGATGTTTTCGCGGCGCTACGAGGCGCCGGCCAAGACGGCGGACCTTCTTCCCGAGCAGGTCGGCGCCGAGATCGCGAGCAACCTCACCGGCGCGCTCGCGCTGATGGTGCTCGACCGGCGCACGTCCGAGAGCCCGGGTTTCACCGCCGAAAAGCTCAAGCAAATCGCGATCACGGTCGCCAACCAAGACCCGCTCGGCGCCTACCGGATTGCCCAGCGGATGGCCGAGACGCAGCCCAATTCCCTGATGACCCAGCTCGCGCTCGCGTTCGACACGTCGTTCGCCTTGCCGGCGATCCCGCGCGAGGAGCGGGCCGAGGCGGTCCGCCGGGCACGGCTGGCGGCGGATCGGGGGCTGCGCATGGCGCCCGACTTCGGCGACACCCACGCCCCTTGGTGCTTTCTCCATCCCTCGACCTTCGCGCGCGGCTGCGAAGACCGGCTCCGGGCGGGGCTTCGCGCCGATCCCGATGCACCGTTCGTGCCGGTCTTCCTCAGCAGCCTGCTGTTCGATTCCGGGCGGTTCGAGGAATCCTCGCAATTCGCCCGGCTCGGCCTCGCGTCCGACCCCTTTCACCCGCAAAAACTGCGCCGGGTGATCCGGACGGCGATCGTTCTCGGCCATACCGACGAAGCCGCGCAAACCTTCGCCAAGGCGGTGCGCTGGTGGCCGCGGCACAGCGGAATTTACGCTGATCGCCTGCTGGGCTTCGCGCTTCGGGGCGACCTGCCGGGCGGAGAGCAGGCGCTGGCGGAGGTGCCTGACGGCGTCTTCGACGCGACCCGAATGCGCCTTGGCGCAATGTTCGCCGCCTATCGTGCGGGTAACATGGTGCGGCTACGACCGCTCTGCCTCGACCCCGAGGGTGCCTATCTGCTGGCAAACTTCTGCCTGACCGCCTTGCACTTGCTGCGCGACGACCGCTCGGCCGCCGCCGTCGCCGATCGGCTGTTCGTCCGGGTTACCGCGCCCACCCCGGCGGCAGAAGAAGCGCTCTGGCTGGACGATCCCGATCTCGGCATGGAGCCCATGCTGGCAGCGCCCGCCGCGGCCTGGCTACGAGCCGATCCGCGTTTCTTCTCTTGGGCCGAACGGACGGGCGCGCTCCTTTACTGGGGCCGTGACCGCCTGCCCGACTTCTGCCGGCCGCCGGGCGAACCGGTGTGCGGCAAGCTCGGACGGGCCGGCGCCTAG
- the ndk gene encoding nucleoside-diphosphate kinase, with translation MAITRTFSIIKPDATRRNLTGAVTKMLEEAGLRVVASKRIHMSREQAEGFYGVHRERPFFNDLVSFMISGPVVVQVLEGEDAVKRNRDIMGATNPANAEPGTIRKELAESIEANSVHGSDSDENAKIEIDFFFKPEEIVG, from the coding sequence ATGGCGATTACGCGCACCTTTTCGATCATCAAGCCCGACGCCACCCGCCGCAACCTGACCGGCGCGGTCACCAAGATGCTCGAGGAAGCCGGCCTCCGCGTCGTCGCCTCGAAGCGCATCCACATGAGCCGCGAGCAGGCCGAGGGCTTCTACGGCGTCCACCGCGAGCGTCCCTTCTTCAACGACCTCGTCAGCTTCATGATCTCGGGCCCGGTCGTGGTCCAGGTCCTCGAGGGCGAGGACGCCGTGAAGCGCAACCGCGACATCATGGGCGCGACCAACCCCGCCAACGCCGAGCCCGGCACCATCCGCAAGGAGCTGGCGGAGTCGATCGAGGCCAATTCGGTCCACGGTTCGGACTCGGACGAGAACGCCAAGATCGAGATCGACTTCTTCTTCAAACCCGAAGAGATCGTCGGCTAA
- a CDS encoding cupin domain-containing protein, with translation MIRFAQVAIVLGAMLGAAPALATPGSGFVPSPIVNGHFGQVDQKVDKVGSWDLVLRTKDDTDIGADRLTVQPQGYSGWHSHPAPVMVTVTQGTVEWFDAATCSPRTYTVGQSYIEPAGRAHNVRNPAAAGGQVADFIAVVIKPAGFVGPAFRLDQPVPASCQ, from the coding sequence ATGATTCGATTTGCTCAGGTCGCGATCGTTCTTGGTGCCATGCTCGGTGCGGCGCCCGCACTGGCGACACCCGGCAGCGGCTTCGTGCCGTCGCCAATCGTCAACGGCCATTTCGGCCAAGTCGACCAGAAGGTCGACAAGGTCGGCTCGTGGGATCTCGTGCTGCGGACCAAGGACGATACCGACATCGGCGCCGACCGCCTGACCGTCCAGCCGCAGGGGTATAGCGGCTGGCACTCGCACCCGGCCCCGGTGATGGTGACGGTCACCCAGGGCACGGTGGAATGGTTCGATGCCGCCACTTGCTCGCCGCGCACCTATACGGTTGGCCAGTCCTACATCGAGCCTGCCGGGCGGGCCCACAACGTCCGCAATCCCGCCGCGGCCGGCGGACAGGTCGCCGATTTCATCGCGGTCGTGATCAAGCCGGCGGGCTTCGTCGGACCCGCGTTCCGGCTCGACCAGCCGGTCCCGGCAAGCTGCCAGTGA
- a CDS encoding PQQ-dependent sugar dehydrogenase has product MIKQTLATTALALALAACGSANAVNPDDLVGPNPKLPPIQQYLLPPMKIAPPQGWKDGQTPKAPPGFTVQAMATNLKNPRFLYPLPNGDIIVVESQGPGLEGINRPKDLLMGYFFGRAHGDVPGEGPSNRLVLLRDANGDGIAEGKSVLIDHVASPFGVVYADGNLYVASHESVLRYPFTPGQTHITAQPVLLTDLPGGPIDHHWTKSLTISPDGQRLYATVGSNSNIVENGIEAEHNRAAVWEIDRATGRARVFATGLRNPNSPTFYPGTNTFWVVVNERDEIGQNLVPDYMTSVKDGAFYGWPYSYYGQNVDPRVRPQRPDLVARATPPDYALGPHVAALGLTFYTGASFPAQYRGGAFIGEHGSWNRTEFNGYKVAFVPFTGGKPSGKPQDFLTGFTDGEKVYGRPVGVAQDRTGALLVADDAGNTVWRVAPAAQPRVASR; this is encoded by the coding sequence ATGATCAAGCAGACGCTCGCCACCACCGCCCTCGCGCTGGCGCTCGCCGCCTGCGGCTCGGCCAATGCGGTCAATCCCGACGACCTCGTCGGGCCCAATCCCAAGCTTCCCCCGATCCAGCAATATCTGCTGCCGCCGATGAAGATCGCGCCGCCGCAGGGCTGGAAGGACGGGCAGACGCCCAAGGCGCCCCCGGGCTTCACCGTCCAGGCCATGGCGACCAATCTCAAGAATCCGCGCTTCCTCTATCCTTTGCCCAACGGCGACATCATCGTGGTCGAGAGCCAGGGTCCCGGTCTCGAGGGGATCAACCGACCCAAGGACCTTCTCATGGGCTATTTCTTTGGGCGTGCGCATGGCGACGTGCCGGGCGAGGGGCCGTCCAACCGTCTCGTCCTGCTGCGCGACGCCAATGGCGACGGGATCGCCGAGGGCAAGTCGGTGCTGATCGACCACGTCGCCTCGCCCTTCGGCGTCGTCTACGCCGACGGCAATCTCTACGTCGCCAGCCACGAATCGGTGCTGCGCTACCCCTTCACGCCCGGCCAGACGCACATCACCGCCCAGCCGGTGCTGCTGACCGACCTGCCCGGCGGGCCGATCGACCATCACTGGACCAAGAGCCTGACCATCAGCCCCGACGGCCAGCGGCTCTATGCCACGGTCGGGTCCAACTCGAACATCGTCGAGAACGGGATCGAGGCCGAGCACAACCGCGCCGCGGTGTGGGAGATCGACCGTGCGACCGGCCGCGCGCGGGTCTTCGCAACAGGGCTCCGCAATCCCAACAGCCCGACCTTCTATCCCGGCACCAACACCTTCTGGGTGGTGGTGAACGAGCGCGACGAGATCGGGCAGAACCTCGTCCCCGATTACATGACGAGCGTGAAGGACGGCGCTTTTTACGGCTGGCCGTACAGCTATTACGGCCAGAACGTCGATCCGCGCGTCCGGCCGCAGCGGCCCGACCTCGTCGCCAGGGCGACCCCGCCCGACTATGCGCTCGGCCCCCATGTCGCCGCGCTCGGCCTGACGTTCTACACCGGTGCGAGCTTCCCCGCGCAATATCGCGGCGGCGCCTTCATCGGCGAGCACGGCAGCTGGAACCGAACCGAGTTCAATGGTTACAAGGTCGCCTTCGTCCCCTTCACGGGCGGCAAGCCCAGCGGCAAGCCGCAGGACTTCCTGACCGGCTTCACCGACGGCGAGAAGGTTTATGGCCGCCCGGTCGGGGTGGCGCAGGATCGCACCGGCGCGCTGCTCGTCGCGGACGATGCGGGCAACACCGTCTGGCGCGTCGCGCCGGCCGCGCAGCCGAGGGTCGCCAGCCGCTAG
- a CDS encoding DNA polymerase III subunit chi has protein sequence MKVDFYQLGDTPLHEVIASLAGKVLDGGERLLVVMSDENQLGRLDRLLWDEGETSFLAHGIAGGADDSRQPILLSTTPEPANQARNILLADGEWREAALSYERAFHLFDETSLAEARLAWKLLAGRDGVERRYWAREDGRWVNKG, from the coding sequence ATGAAGGTCGACTTCTACCAGCTCGGGGACACCCCACTCCACGAGGTCATCGCCAGCCTTGCCGGCAAGGTCCTCGACGGCGGCGAGCGGCTGCTGGTGGTGATGAGCGACGAGAACCAGCTCGGCCGTCTCGACCGGCTGCTGTGGGACGAGGGCGAGACGAGCTTCCTCGCCCACGGCATCGCGGGCGGGGCCGACGACAGCCGCCAGCCGATCCTCCTCTCGACCACCCCCGAGCCCGCCAACCAGGCGCGCAACATCCTCCTTGCCGACGGCGAATGGCGCGAGGCGGCGCTGAGCTACGAGCGCGCCTTCCACCTGTTCGACGAGACCAGCCTCGCCGAGGCCCGCCTCGCCTGGAAGCTGCTCGCCGGCCGCGACGGGGTCGAGCGCCGCTACTGGGCGCGCGAGGACGGCCGCTGGGTCAACAAGGGCTGA